Proteins from a genomic interval of Corynebacterium deserti GIMN1.010:
- a CDS encoding FecCD family ABC transporter permease: MSRTDVPRKLKITAPLTIGSALVLLVVAFALSLMVGPVTVPLADLGTNPVVTEIRAPRIIIAALVGAALAVSGAIMQTVFHNPLADPGIVGVSSGAAVAAVLAIVTGASFFGQWTIPFSAFVGALITVALVYLIANSRAMDGRGADPATLVLVGMAITAFLGAVISAATANAPQDSELRSVTFWLNGDLVSRTWEHVGVAIIPIIVGLILAIGGSRDLNLLLLGESTAQTSGLNVNRARLILLALAALLTATAVAVSGTITFVGLVVPHLVRIILGADHRALLPTAALVGASFVIISDTIARMIFSPIVLQTGVVVAFIGSPIFLYLLLAMRKRRGLGL, from the coding sequence GTGTCACGCACGGATGTACCGAGAAAGCTGAAGATCACCGCTCCCCTAACTATTGGTAGCGCGCTGGTTTTATTAGTTGTCGCATTCGCGCTGTCCCTCATGGTGGGTCCCGTCACAGTTCCGCTAGCTGACCTCGGCACCAACCCAGTCGTCACGGAAATCCGCGCTCCCCGAATCATCATCGCCGCATTGGTGGGTGCCGCACTGGCGGTTTCAGGTGCGATTATGCAGACCGTGTTTCACAATCCGCTGGCAGACCCGGGCATCGTGGGGGTGTCGTCGGGCGCAGCGGTGGCGGCAGTGTTGGCGATTGTCACGGGTGCGAGCTTCTTTGGACAGTGGACAATTCCTTTTTCTGCATTTGTCGGTGCACTTATAACTGTCGCACTGGTATACCTGATTGCTAATTCTCGAGCGATGGACGGCCGCGGCGCCGATCCCGCCACGCTTGTTTTGGTCGGCATGGCTATCACCGCATTCCTAGGTGCCGTGATTTCCGCTGCTACTGCGAATGCTCCCCAAGATTCTGAGCTGCGTTCGGTGACATTTTGGCTCAATGGCGATCTGGTTTCTCGCACGTGGGAGCACGTCGGCGTGGCGATAATTCCAATCATCGTGGGACTAATCCTGGCGATCGGCGGTTCCCGCGACCTCAACCTGCTGCTGTTGGGTGAATCCACAGCACAAACTTCGGGCCTTAATGTCAATCGCGCACGACTAATCCTCCTCGCACTCGCAGCACTTCTCACAGCTACGGCGGTGGCAGTATCTGGAACGATCACTTTCGTTGGCTTGGTTGTGCCACACTTGGTACGCATTATTCTCGGCGCCGATCACCGCGCACTGCTACCGACGGCAGCGCTGGTCGGGGCAAGTTTTGTCATTATTTCCGACACCATCGCCCGCATGATCTTCTCCCCCATTGTCTTACAAACCGGCGTGGTGGTGGCGTTTATCGGCTCCCCAATTTTCCTCTACCTGCTGCTCGCCATGCGTAAGCGCCGCGGATTGGGGCTGTAA
- a CDS encoding ABC transporter ATP-binding protein encodes MSVEVRELNVHFPTKHAVKDASFVAPAGKVTALIGPNGAGKSTALTAIAGLVASTGQVLMGGADVASKSAKALARVMALVPQNTELRIGFNARDVVSMGRYPHRGRFAVETAADRRATDDALREIHAEAIADQPVNELSGGQQQLIHIGRALAQDTSVMLLDEPVSALDLRHQVDVLKLLRARATLGTTVIVVLHDLNHVARWCDHAVLMSGGSVVSQGPVDEVLKPTRLSEVYGLPIDVRDDPATDSLRVIPYPINS; translated from the coding sequence ATGTCAGTTGAGGTACGCGAACTCAACGTGCATTTTCCCACCAAACATGCGGTGAAGGACGCGTCATTCGTCGCGCCGGCGGGCAAGGTCACGGCGCTGATCGGTCCCAATGGTGCAGGTAAGAGCACGGCGCTGACGGCGATTGCTGGGCTCGTGGCCTCCACGGGACAGGTACTGATGGGAGGGGCAGATGTGGCGTCGAAAAGCGCAAAAGCCCTAGCCCGCGTCATGGCCCTGGTGCCGCAAAACACCGAGCTACGCATTGGTTTTAACGCCCGCGACGTCGTGTCGATGGGCCGCTACCCACATCGTGGCCGCTTCGCCGTTGAAACCGCCGCCGATCGACGCGCCACCGACGACGCTCTCCGCGAAATCCACGCGGAGGCGATCGCCGACCAGCCGGTCAACGAACTGTCGGGCGGCCAGCAGCAACTCATCCATATCGGCCGGGCCCTGGCCCAGGACACCAGCGTTATGCTTCTCGACGAACCCGTCTCCGCCCTCGATCTTCGGCACCAAGTCGATGTCCTGAAACTTCTCCGAGCACGCGCCACCCTCGGCACGACGGTCATTGTTGTGCTGCACGATCTCAACCACGTCGCCCGCTGGTGCGACCACGCCGTCCTCATGTCAGGCGGTTCAGTGGTTTCCCAAGGTCCCGTCGACGAGGTTCTTAAGCCCACTCGCCTGTCGGAAGTGTACGGCCTGCCCATTGATGTGCGCGACGACCCCGCCACTGATTCCCTCCGCGTGATTCCCTACCCAATTAATTCTTGA
- a CDS encoding ABC transporter substrate-binding protein, with product MKKILLTAVASALLLSGCSASDEPSEAVVSSSAPSSATEVLAWPRTVALDDSYITLESKPERIAVLTPETASLVIPLAGVERVAMTVEMDTADEETAALASQVEYQVKNGGALDPEQVIAANPDLVIMSARFDTEQDTIDILEGLNVPVVNFDVDAWGDIDAITKHLKMVGEIVGEEEAAAEAIKLIENNRAEITKPAQSPNVLTLMQRGPRQMIMPESAMVNGLVREAGGTPVVDSLGATGTVVADPEQIVAMAPEIIIIQDFQGTGREDFADLLANPALASVPAIANDKVFYADTVTTGVTAGTDITTGLVEVSEMLQS from the coding sequence GTGAAAAAGATTCTGCTCACCGCTGTCGCCTCCGCGCTGCTACTTTCCGGCTGCTCCGCTTCCGATGAGCCTTCTGAGGCTGTGGTTTCATCCTCTGCACCGTCTTCCGCCACTGAAGTTCTGGCGTGGCCCCGCACCGTTGCCCTCGACGATTCCTACATAACCCTCGAATCCAAGCCCGAACGCATCGCAGTTCTCACTCCCGAAACCGCATCCCTGGTGATCCCCCTCGCCGGCGTCGAAAGAGTCGCCATGACCGTCGAAATGGATACCGCCGACGAAGAAACCGCAGCCCTTGCCTCCCAAGTGGAATACCAGGTAAAAAACGGCGGAGCCCTCGATCCCGAACAAGTCATTGCAGCAAACCCCGACCTGGTCATCATGAGCGCGCGTTTCGACACTGAACAAGACACCATCGACATCTTGGAGGGCCTCAACGTTCCGGTGGTCAATTTCGACGTCGACGCCTGGGGCGACATCGATGCCATCACCAAGCACCTCAAAATGGTCGGCGAAATCGTCGGCGAAGAAGAAGCCGCAGCCGAAGCAATCAAGTTAATTGAAAACAACCGCGCAGAAATCACCAAACCAGCACAATCCCCCAATGTGCTTACCCTCATGCAGCGCGGACCTCGACAAATGATCATGCCCGAATCCGCAATGGTCAACGGCCTTGTCCGCGAAGCCGGCGGCACCCCAGTCGTCGATTCCCTCGGCGCAACTGGCACCGTCGTCGCCGATCCGGAACAAATCGTTGCGATGGCCCCCGAAATCATTATCATCCAAGACTTCCAAGGCACCGGGCGTGAGGATTTCGCAGACCTCCTGGCAAACCCCGCTCTTGCATCCGTCCCCGCGATCGCCAACGACAAGGTCTTTTACGCCGACACCGTTACCACCGGCGTAACTGCTGGTACCGACATCACCACCGGACTCGTCGAAGTGTCGGAGATGCTTCAGTCCTAA
- a CDS encoding FecCD family ABC transporter permease: MTTQTTTLATTLKKQRTSRASRRWLIIGILGFLLCAVFCFTLMWGEVFYSPGQVIAVLSGHQVPGASYTVGVLRLPRAVMGLTAGLAFGAAGIIFQTLLRNQLASPDIIGISSGASAAGVIGIVFFGMSQSAVSAFALAASLSIALLIYMVAYRGRFSATRLILTGIGIAAMLNSLVSYALSKADSWDLPTATRWLTGSLNGATWERATPLIVTTIVLIPLLIIYSRNLDLLRLGNESAVSLGVGTNRTRIITIIAAVALIAVATAACGPIAFVAFVAGPIASRILGGGGSLIIPSALVGAIIVLAADLIGQYFLGTRYPVGVVTGAFGAPFLIYLLIRSNRAGASL, from the coding sequence ATGACCACACAAACCACAACGCTGGCGACCACTCTCAAAAAACAACGCACCTCCCGTGCCTCTCGCCGCTGGCTCATCATCGGCATCCTTGGCTTCCTACTTTGTGCCGTTTTTTGTTTCACGCTCATGTGGGGTGAGGTGTTTTACTCCCCTGGCCAGGTGATCGCAGTACTCAGTGGACATCAGGTTCCCGGCGCAAGTTATACCGTGGGTGTCCTGCGGTTGCCTCGCGCTGTCATGGGTCTCACCGCTGGTCTAGCTTTTGGTGCGGCGGGCATTATTTTCCAAACGCTGCTGCGTAATCAGTTGGCCTCGCCAGACATCATCGGAATTTCCTCGGGAGCGTCTGCCGCGGGCGTCATCGGCATTGTCTTTTTCGGAATGTCGCAATCAGCAGTCTCTGCGTTTGCGCTCGCCGCATCGTTGTCGATTGCTCTCCTTATATATATGGTGGCGTATCGTGGTCGGTTTTCGGCAACGCGCCTGATTCTCACCGGCATTGGAATTGCTGCGATGCTGAATTCGCTCGTGTCCTACGCACTGTCCAAGGCTGATTCGTGGGATTTGCCCACGGCCACGCGGTGGCTCACGGGATCGCTAAACGGCGCCACGTGGGAACGCGCAACGCCGTTGATTGTCACCACGATCGTGTTGATTCCTCTCCTTATTATTTATTCCCGCAACCTCGACTTGCTGCGGCTTGGCAATGAGTCCGCCGTCAGTCTCGGTGTTGGCACCAACCGCACACGTATCATCACGATCATCGCCGCAGTCGCGTTGATTGCCGTGGCAACTGCTGCCTGTGGCCCCATCGCTTTCGTCGCATTCGTCGCAGGCCCCATTGCCTCCCGAATCCTCGGCGGTGGTGGCTCCCTGATCATTCCATCAGCACTGGTCGGAGCCATCATTGTGCTCGCGGCAGACCTCATTGGTCAATACTTCTTGGGCACCCGCTACCCTGTCGGCGTTGTCACCGGCGCATTCGGCGCCCCCTTCCTTATCTATTTGCTCATTCGTTCCAATCGCGCGGGAGCTTCCCTGTGA
- a CDS encoding siderophore-interacting protein: MLAAPLKAIVHSVTRLSPNFIRVEFSGPELSVVGSTSPLYDQRIKLIFPRTNHPLPELPADCNWYEHWAGLPKETRGVMRTYSIRSLTKAADATFLTVDFVLHTAPGLTGPASTWASNATPGDELLVVAPRLDSESMGGIEFNYGTASNVILAGDETAAPAIARILEDLADSELQGTALVEVPESDDVLKIDGPASITVKWLPRNGRPHGELLKEALAIHHMEEDAAATDQLLWETPEYSSTGEKITPGRARGEDYYWIAGESGVVTSIRRSLVKEKGLDRSQVAFMGYWKHGVSMKG, encoded by the coding sequence ATGCTCGCCGCACCACTGAAAGCCATCGTCCATTCGGTAACACGTTTGAGCCCCAACTTTATTCGCGTGGAGTTTTCCGGCCCGGAACTTTCGGTGGTCGGCAGCACGTCCCCGCTTTACGATCAGCGCATTAAACTCATCTTCCCCAGAACCAACCATCCCCTACCTGAGCTTCCTGCAGACTGCAACTGGTACGAGCACTGGGCAGGCCTTCCCAAAGAAACTCGTGGCGTGATGCGCACCTATTCCATCCGCAGCCTCACCAAAGCCGCCGACGCCACCTTTTTGACCGTCGATTTCGTCCTTCACACCGCTCCTGGTTTGACCGGCCCCGCGTCAACCTGGGCGTCAAACGCCACCCCCGGTGATGAACTTCTCGTTGTTGCGCCTCGTCTTGATTCTGAATCGATGGGAGGTATCGAATTTAATTACGGCACTGCCTCCAACGTCATTCTCGCCGGCGATGAAACCGCTGCTCCGGCCATCGCTCGAATTTTGGAAGATTTGGCAGATTCTGAACTCCAGGGAACCGCACTTGTTGAGGTCCCGGAATCCGATGACGTTCTAAAAATCGACGGCCCAGCCTCCATCACTGTGAAGTGGTTACCCAGAAATGGCCGTCCACATGGGGAATTACTCAAAGAAGCACTGGCCATCCACCACATGGAGGAAGACGCCGCCGCCACCGACCAACTCTTATGGGAAACTCCCGAGTACTCCTCAACGGGAGAAAAGATCACACCAGGTCGAGCTCGCGGGGAGGATTACTACTGGATCGCCGGTGAAAGCGGTGTGGTCACCAGCATTCGTCGATCCCTCGTGAAAGAGAAGGGACTCGACCGATCTCAGGTGGCATTCATGGGCTACTGGAAGCATGGAGTTTCTATGAAGGGATAA
- a CDS encoding trimeric intracellular cation channel family protein — protein MLLTILWAIGITAEGMTGALAAGRQKMDLFGVSVIACVTAIGGGSIRDMLLGHYPLVWVEKPLYLLLIIGAAILTVSISYLMQHFRILFLVLDAIGLSAFAVIGTQVALEMGYGFIIAVVASVLTGVFGGVLRDLLCDRIPLVFQKELYASIALLATCVYFLMMYLGASENVIVIVSVLVAFVVRLLSIWRGWSLPVFDYQEREYSRDPKQRLWRMFRK, from the coding sequence ATGCTGCTCACAATTTTATGGGCCATTGGCATCACCGCCGAAGGCATGACTGGTGCGTTGGCCGCAGGCCGACAGAAAATGGACCTCTTCGGCGTCTCCGTGATCGCCTGCGTCACCGCGATCGGCGGCGGATCAATCCGCGACATGCTCCTCGGACACTATCCACTCGTGTGGGTAGAAAAACCCCTCTACCTGCTACTCATCATCGGCGCGGCGATTTTGACCGTCTCGATCTCCTACCTCATGCAGCACTTCCGAATTCTCTTCCTCGTGCTAGACGCCATCGGCCTATCCGCCTTCGCAGTGATCGGCACGCAGGTAGCGCTGGAAATGGGCTACGGATTCATCATCGCCGTCGTGGCATCCGTCCTTACAGGCGTCTTCGGCGGCGTGCTTCGCGACCTCCTCTGCGACCGCATCCCACTCGTATTCCAAAAAGAGCTCTACGCCTCCATCGCCCTCCTCGCGACCTGCGTATACTTCCTCATGATGTACCTCGGCGCCTCCGAAAACGTCATCGTAATTGTCTCCGTGCTAGTGGCATTCGTCGTGCGCTTGCTCTCAATCTGGCGCGGATGGAGCCTCCCGGTATTCGACTACCAGGAACGCGAATACAGCCGCGATCCCAAGCAGCGCCTGTGGAGGATGTTCCGCAAATAA
- a CDS encoding FecCD family ABC transporter permease: protein MITTTHTRRLAFVVAALALLAIVCVCSVKFGVRSISTDDAINALLGHSDTTEQAAALKRIPRTVLGIVIGAALAVAGTTMQAVTRNPLADPGIFGVLSGASLAVVIGITFFSMSGAVITMIVAVIGSAAAAVFVYTVGSLGRGGATPLKLALAGAATTAALSSLVSAILLPRIDVMDKFRFWQIGGVGGAEWDRMSMAAPFLGIGFVVVLAMTTGLNALALGDDVATSLGENVLRTRIVASIGAVILCGVATALAGPIAFVGLVVPHITRMVVGTDHRWLVPCSALAGAVLIVAADTFGRVITRPSEIAVGIIMPLIGAPLFIWIIRRQKVKEL from the coding sequence ATGATAACCACCACCCACACCAGGCGACTGGCGTTTGTCGTCGCAGCCCTCGCGTTGTTGGCCATCGTGTGTGTATGTTCGGTGAAGTTTGGTGTGCGTTCCATCAGTACCGATGACGCCATCAATGCTTTGCTTGGCCATTCTGATACGACGGAACAGGCGGCGGCTTTAAAACGCATTCCTCGCACGGTGTTGGGCATCGTCATTGGCGCAGCTCTCGCGGTTGCGGGAACAACGATGCAGGCTGTGACCAGAAACCCACTGGCTGATCCAGGCATTTTTGGTGTGCTATCGGGCGCGTCGTTGGCGGTGGTCATTGGCATTACATTTTTCAGCATGTCAGGTGCTGTGATCACCATGATTGTGGCGGTCATTGGCTCGGCGGCAGCTGCGGTGTTTGTCTACACCGTGGGTTCGCTTGGTCGAGGAGGGGCTACTCCACTCAAGCTGGCGCTCGCTGGTGCAGCCACCACCGCAGCGTTGAGTTCTCTGGTCAGTGCCATTTTGCTGCCACGCATTGACGTCATGGATAAGTTCCGCTTCTGGCAGATCGGTGGCGTGGGTGGTGCTGAATGGGATCGCATGTCCATGGCCGCGCCATTCTTGGGCATTGGTTTTGTGGTGGTCCTTGCGATGACGACGGGGCTTAATGCCTTGGCGTTGGGTGATGATGTCGCCACCTCACTGGGTGAAAACGTGTTGAGAACCCGGATTGTTGCGTCGATAGGCGCTGTTATTTTATGTGGTGTGGCAACGGCCTTGGCCGGGCCGATCGCGTTTGTGGGGCTGGTGGTCCCCCATATCACTCGCATGGTGGTGGGTACGGATCACCGCTGGTTGGTGCCGTGTTCGGCGCTGGCGGGTGCGGTGCTGATTGTGGCGGCCGATACGTTTGGGCGTGTAATTACGAGGCCGAGTGAGATCGCCGTGGGCATTATCATGCCTCTCATTGGTGCGCCGCTGTTTATTTGGATCATTCGCCGGCAGAAGGTGAAGGAGCTATGA
- a CDS encoding ABC transporter ATP-binding protein, whose amino-acid sequence MTFHQLSTTDITLAYGDRTIIDSLSLDIVPGKITSIVGPNGCGKSTLLRALARLLKPTKGQALIDATPLTQLPGKELARMLGLLPQSPTAPEGIVVADLVGRGRHPHQGLMGRWSTRDYQVVANALEMTNTTELAERTIDELSGGQRQRVWIAMALAQETDILLLDEPTTYLDIANQLEVLDLLTDLNQKNGTTIVMVLHELGLAARYSDHLIAMHEGHIYTQGSPSEVVTEAMMDEVFHTHARVIPDPVSGAPLVMPMGRHHITAFH is encoded by the coding sequence GTGACCTTCCATCAACTCTCCACCACCGATATCACGCTCGCCTACGGCGATCGCACGATCATCGATTCCCTCAGCCTGGACATCGTGCCCGGAAAAATCACCTCCATCGTCGGCCCGAACGGATGCGGCAAGTCAACGTTGTTGCGCGCCTTAGCGCGCCTGCTTAAGCCCACCAAGGGACAAGCGCTTATCGACGCCACCCCACTGACCCAACTCCCCGGGAAGGAACTAGCCCGCATGTTGGGTTTGCTCCCCCAATCCCCCACTGCACCAGAAGGAATTGTCGTGGCGGATTTGGTTGGTCGTGGCCGCCACCCCCACCAAGGACTAATGGGCAGGTGGTCTACCCGCGATTACCAGGTAGTGGCCAACGCACTCGAGATGACCAACACCACCGAGCTTGCTGAGCGCACCATCGATGAACTCTCTGGCGGCCAGCGCCAACGCGTGTGGATCGCCATGGCTCTGGCTCAGGAAACAGACATTTTGCTTCTCGACGAACCCACCACGTACCTCGACATCGCCAACCAATTAGAGGTCCTCGATCTGCTCACTGACCTCAATCAGAAAAACGGCACCACCATCGTCATGGTTCTCCACGAGCTCGGCCTGGCTGCCCGCTATTCCGATCATCTCATCGCCATGCACGAAGGCCACATCTATACCCAGGGCAGCCCATCAGAGGTGGTCACCGAAGCCATGATGGATGAGGTTTTTCATACCCACGCCCGCGTTATCCCCGATCCTGTATCAGGCGCGCCCCTGGTCATGCCCATGGGACGCCACCACATCACTGCATTTCACTAG
- a CDS encoding iron-siderophore ABC transporter substrate-binding protein, with amino-acid sequence MRSSRIAAGLLAATLTVSLAACSQDASSTSSNTSTSTASDTSNSAFPVTIEHAFGETTIESKPERIATVGWSNHEVPLALGVTPVGFEKATWGDDDGNGILPWVEDVLGDEEPVLFDATDALPFEEIANTAPDVILASYSGITQEDYDQLSQIAPVIAYPDIAWGTSLDEMIEMNSKAIGLEQQGKDLIADLDAQVASAMDANAELKDAKPVFAFFDESDFSQIGIYTSIDPRMSFLLDAGVQEAEVLKQFEDSDSFYEQVSAENPEDFADVDVIITYGTSDDAANAALLEKMQDDPLLSRIPAIAEGKVVFLGEDPLAASANESPLSIPWGIDEYLAKISAPLK; translated from the coding sequence ATGCGATCTTCCCGCATCGCGGCTGGCCTTCTTGCCGCAACCTTGACGGTGTCCCTCGCCGCGTGCTCACAGGACGCAAGCAGCACCTCCAGCAACACCAGCACCAGCACCGCAAGTGACACCAGCAACTCAGCCTTCCCCGTCACCATCGAGCATGCCTTCGGCGAAACCACCATCGAATCCAAGCCTGAGCGCATCGCCACCGTCGGCTGGTCCAACCACGAGGTCCCCCTGGCACTAGGCGTCACTCCTGTCGGATTTGAAAAAGCAACGTGGGGCGACGATGACGGCAACGGCATCCTGCCTTGGGTAGAGGACGTTTTGGGGGATGAAGAGCCAGTGCTTTTCGACGCCACCGATGCGCTTCCTTTTGAAGAAATCGCCAACACCGCACCAGATGTCATCCTCGCCTCATACTCAGGCATCACCCAGGAGGACTATGATCAGCTCTCCCAGATCGCTCCTGTCATTGCCTACCCTGATATCGCGTGGGGCACCTCGCTGGATGAGATGATCGAGATGAACTCCAAGGCGATAGGCCTGGAGCAACAAGGCAAGGATCTCATCGCTGATCTTGATGCGCAGGTGGCTAGTGCGATGGATGCCAATGCAGAACTCAAGGATGCAAAGCCTGTGTTTGCGTTCTTTGATGAAAGTGACTTCTCTCAGATCGGCATCTACACCAGCATTGATCCTCGCATGAGCTTCCTTCTTGATGCGGGTGTTCAGGAGGCGGAGGTGCTCAAGCAGTTTGAGGATTCCGATAGCTTCTACGAGCAGGTTTCTGCGGAAAACCCCGAGGACTTCGCAGATGTCGATGTCATCATCACTTATGGCACCTCCGATGATGCAGCCAATGCGGCGCTATTAGAGAAGATGCAGGATGATCCACTGCTATCGCGTATCCCTGCGATTGCTGAGGGCAAGGTCGTGTTCTTGGGTGAGGATCCGTTGGCAGCTTCTGCCAATGAGTCTCCACTGTCGATCCCTTGGGGTATTGATGAATACCTCGCTAAGATTTCTGCACCTTTGAAGTAA
- a CDS encoding MFS transporter, with protein MHESGKTPVKVVANQAPQAHGGHLKRRPIPRQTEISEVRRYIVMTALALGGFAIGVTEFVSMGLLSAIASDFAISEDQAGLIITIYAMGVVVGAPLITAFTGKLPRRRLLLILMAFFVVGNALSTLNASYEVLLLARFIAGLPHGAYFSVAGLAAASMAPTGQRGRAIAYVGMGLSVGTVAGVPAAQALGDAFGWAIAYVLVTVLGVMTLLALWFLMPHMTEMKPTSPLTELGALKNSQVWLTLGIGSIGFGGMFAVYTYISWTMTSQAGMPSSLIWIVLMAYGVGMIVGNYVGGRLADWNVDRGILLALVCIVIALSCFYFSSNNAILGTINFGLIGFFGSTLIPSLQIRLMDVAGRAQTLAASLNQSALNIGNALGAAIGGVVIGAGFSYSTPALAGAGLAFLAILVWFPMVKLRK; from the coding sequence ATGCACGAATCTGGAAAGACTCCCGTGAAGGTTGTAGCCAACCAAGCACCTCAGGCTCACGGTGGGCACCTCAAACGACGCCCCATCCCGCGCCAAACGGAGATTTCCGAGGTTCGTCGATACATCGTCATGACTGCGCTGGCTCTCGGCGGCTTCGCCATCGGTGTCACGGAGTTCGTCTCCATGGGTCTGCTCAGCGCGATCGCCTCCGACTTTGCGATCTCCGAAGATCAAGCCGGCCTCATCATCACCATCTACGCCATGGGTGTTGTCGTCGGCGCACCGCTGATCACAGCGTTCACTGGCAAACTCCCACGCCGCCGCCTGCTGCTGATCCTCATGGCGTTCTTCGTCGTCGGCAACGCGCTGTCCACCCTCAACGCCTCCTACGAAGTGCTGCTGCTTGCGCGTTTCATCGCAGGCCTCCCACACGGCGCATACTTCTCCGTCGCAGGCCTCGCCGCCGCATCCATGGCGCCCACCGGCCAACGCGGGCGGGCAATTGCGTACGTAGGCATGGGCTTGTCGGTCGGCACGGTTGCGGGCGTTCCCGCTGCTCAAGCGCTTGGCGACGCATTTGGCTGGGCTATCGCCTACGTCCTTGTCACCGTGCTGGGCGTCATGACGCTCCTCGCGCTGTGGTTCCTCATGCCACACATGACCGAAATGAAACCCACCAGCCCACTCACCGAACTCGGCGCCCTCAAAAACAGCCAAGTCTGGCTCACCCTGGGCATCGGATCAATCGGCTTCGGTGGAATGTTCGCGGTGTACACCTACATCTCCTGGACGATGACCTCCCAAGCCGGCATGCCCAGCTCCCTGATCTGGATCGTCCTCATGGCCTACGGCGTCGGCATGATCGTCGGCAACTACGTCGGTGGACGACTAGCCGACTGGAACGTAGATCGCGGCATCCTGCTTGCGCTCGTCTGCATCGTCATCGCACTCAGCTGCTTCTACTTCTCCTCCAACAACGCAATCCTGGGCACCATCAACTTCGGACTCATCGGATTCTTCGGCTCCACACTGATTCCATCACTGCAGATCCGCCTCATGGACGTTGCCGGACGGGCGCAAACCTTGGCGGCGTCGCTCAACCAATCGGCACTAAACATCGGAAACGCTCTCGGCGCAGCCATCGGAGGCGTGGTCATCGGCGCAGGATTTTCCTACAGCACCCCAGCACTCGCCGGCGCAGGACTGGCATTCCTCGCCATCCTCGTGTGGTTCCCCATGGTAAAACTCCGAAAGTAA
- a CDS encoding exodeoxyribonuclease III translates to MSFHITTVNVNGIRAAVKERSEENRGFIPWLEETQPDVVLMQEVRASDKDTEKALAPALDAGWNYIGAPAAAKGRAGVGILSKHDLDDVNIGFGSFLDSGRYIEATIKDTTLGVPVTVASLYLPSGSAGTAKQDEKYHFLDEFEDILAQRAADKSHMVIGGDWNICHRREDLKNWKTNQKKSGFLPDERAFMDAVFGTFPDDTTQVAGAGDYLGKVDYDGAGGRREASSDPVWYDVARRLQPEGDGPYTWWTYRGQAFDTNAGWRIDYQAATAGMLERAERTWVDKAAAYDLRWSDHSPLNVIYS, encoded by the coding sequence ATGAGTTTTCACATCACGACGGTCAACGTCAACGGCATTCGAGCAGCTGTCAAAGAACGTAGCGAAGAAAATCGAGGATTCATTCCCTGGCTGGAAGAAACCCAACCAGATGTTGTCCTCATGCAGGAAGTACGCGCCAGCGACAAAGACACCGAAAAAGCTCTCGCACCAGCTCTCGACGCCGGATGGAACTACATCGGTGCACCCGCCGCAGCCAAAGGTCGCGCCGGCGTGGGAATCCTGTCCAAACATGACCTTGACGATGTGAACATCGGCTTCGGATCCTTCCTTGACTCCGGCCGTTACATCGAAGCCACCATCAAAGACACCACCCTCGGCGTCCCAGTCACTGTGGCATCCCTCTACCTTCCCTCAGGATCCGCAGGCACCGCGAAGCAGGACGAAAAATACCACTTCCTCGATGAATTCGAAGACATCCTCGCGCAGCGTGCCGCGGACAAGTCCCACATGGTTATCGGCGGTGACTGGAACATCTGCCACCGCCGCGAAGACCTCAAAAACTGGAAGACCAACCAAAAGAAGTCCGGTTTCCTTCCCGACGAACGCGCCTTCATGGATGCAGTATTTGGCACCTTCCCAGATGACACCACCCAGGTCGCAGGCGCTGGCGACTACTTGGGAAAGGTGGATTATGACGGTGCAGGTGGGCGTCGAGAAGCGTCTTCGGACCCTGTTTGGTACGACGTTGCACGTCGCCTGCAGCCTGAGGGCGACGGACCCTACACCTGGTGGACATACCGCGGCCAGGCATTCGACACCAACGCAGGATGGCGCATTGACTACCAAGCCGCAACCGCCGGCATGCTCGAACGCGCAGAACGCACCTGGGTGGACAAAGCAGCCGCCTACGACCTGCGCTGGTCCGATCACTCACCACTGAATGTGATCTATTCATAA